A DNA window from Pseudarthrobacter sp. W1I19 contains the following coding sequences:
- a CDS encoding PhoH family protein, with product MATSEQLPAVLSDQGEKATSRATRAIIETGAAEEAAAGFAVSGRDATIHTFVIDTSVLLSDPRALLRFAEHEVVVPIVVITELEAKRHDPELGYFARKALRLLDDLRVKHGGLNQPIPIGDDGGSLVVELNHISSEVLPLGFRSGDNDSRILAVAKNLANEGRNVTVVSKDLPMRVKASAMGLTADEYRNELVKDSGWTGVAEVEAGEQEITTLYGHEPVFIPAAAELPVNTGLVLLSNRGSALGRVGPDKQVRLVKGDRDVFGLHGRSAEQRLAIDMLMDPAVGIVSIGGRAGTGKSALALCAGLEAVLERREHRKVIVFRPLYAVGGQELGYLPGSESEKMNPWAQAVFDTLGALVSQEVVEEVMDRGMLEVMPLTHIRGRSLHDAFVIVDEAQSLEKNVLLTVMSRMGQNSKIVLTHDVAQRDNLRVGRHDGIAAVVETLKGHPLFGHVTLTRSERSPIAALVTELLEG from the coding sequence GTGGCTACTTCTGAACAACTGCCCGCGGTCCTTTCCGACCAGGGAGAGAAAGCTACCTCTCGCGCCACGCGAGCCATCATAGAAACCGGTGCAGCCGAAGAAGCTGCGGCCGGTTTTGCTGTTTCTGGAAGGGACGCCACCATCCACACCTTTGTGATCGACACCTCCGTCCTGCTCTCCGATCCCCGTGCGCTGCTGCGCTTTGCCGAGCATGAGGTTGTGGTGCCGATTGTGGTCATCACCGAGCTTGAGGCCAAGCGGCACGATCCCGAGCTTGGCTACTTCGCGCGCAAGGCACTCCGGCTCCTCGATGACCTGCGGGTCAAACACGGCGGACTGAACCAGCCCATTCCCATCGGCGACGACGGCGGCAGCCTGGTGGTGGAACTGAACCACATTTCCTCGGAGGTTCTGCCGCTCGGCTTCCGCAGCGGAGACAACGACAGCCGCATCCTCGCCGTCGCAAAGAACTTGGCGAACGAAGGCCGGAACGTCACGGTTGTGTCCAAGGACCTGCCCATGCGCGTCAAGGCCTCGGCGATGGGGCTCACCGCAGACGAGTACCGCAACGAACTGGTGAAGGACTCCGGCTGGACCGGCGTGGCCGAGGTGGAAGCCGGCGAACAGGAGATCACCACGCTCTACGGGCACGAGCCCGTCTTCATCCCGGCCGCTGCTGAACTGCCGGTCAACACGGGGCTGGTGCTGCTGTCCAACCGCGGCTCCGCGCTGGGCCGGGTGGGACCGGACAAGCAGGTGCGGCTGGTCAAGGGAGACCGTGACGTGTTCGGACTCCACGGCCGCTCCGCGGAACAGCGGCTGGCCATCGACATGCTGATGGATCCCGCCGTCGGCATCGTCTCCATTGGGGGCCGGGCGGGAACCGGCAAGTCGGCACTGGCCCTGTGCGCCGGATTGGAAGCGGTGCTGGAGCGCCGGGAACACCGCAAGGTGATTGTGTTCCGGCCCCTCTACGCAGTAGGCGGGCAGGAACTCGGCTACCTTCCCGGCTCGGAGTCGGAGAAAATGAACCCTTGGGCGCAGGCTGTCTTCGACACCCTCGGGGCACTGGTCAGCCAGGAGGTGGTGGAGGAAGTCATGGACCGCGGCATGCTCGAGGTTATGCCCCTCACCCACATCCGCGGCCGCTCCCTCCACGACGCCTTCGTGATCGTGGACGAGGCCCAGTCGCTGGAAAAGAACGTCCTGCTCACGGTCATGAGCCGCATGGGACAGAACTCCAAGATCGTCCTCACCCACGACGTCGCCCAGCGCGACAACCTCCGCGTCGGACGCCACGACGGAATCGCCGCCGTCGTCGAAACCCTGAAAGGACACCCGCTCTTCGGCCACGTCACCCTGACCCGATCCGAACGCTCGCCAATCGCGGCGCTGGTCACGGAACTGCTCGAAGGCTAA
- a CDS encoding isoprenyl transferase, whose product MELPGFLYGFYERRLLKDLARDRIPRHIGVMVDGNRRWARQFNAPTSQGHQAGADKIHEFLGWCQELGIKVVTLYMLSTDNMNRSSEELDLLMGIIANTLDRLDEDANISVHAMGAPELLPDYLAERLNKLTARTPVREKIHVNVAVGYGGRREIVDAVRELLHDAVAKGKDIGKLADELCVDDISQFLYTRGQPDPDLVIRTSGEQRLSGFLMWQSAYSEFYFCEALWPAFRKVDFLRALRDYAGRQRRFGA is encoded by the coding sequence GTGGAGTTGCCCGGGTTCCTCTACGGCTTTTATGAGCGCAGGCTGCTCAAGGACCTTGCCCGAGACCGGATTCCCCGGCACATCGGCGTGATGGTGGACGGCAACCGGCGCTGGGCCAGGCAGTTCAACGCCCCCACCAGCCAAGGCCACCAGGCGGGCGCGGACAAGATCCACGAGTTCCTTGGCTGGTGCCAGGAACTCGGGATCAAAGTGGTCACGCTGTACATGCTGTCTACGGACAACATGAACAGGTCCAGCGAAGAACTTGACCTGCTGATGGGCATCATCGCCAATACCCTTGACCGGCTGGACGAGGACGCCAACATTTCCGTGCACGCCATGGGTGCTCCCGAACTTCTGCCGGACTACCTGGCCGAGCGGCTGAACAAGCTGACTGCACGTACCCCGGTCCGGGAAAAAATCCATGTGAACGTCGCCGTGGGGTACGGCGGCCGCCGGGAGATTGTTGATGCGGTCCGTGAGCTCCTGCATGATGCCGTGGCCAAGGGCAAAGACATCGGCAAGCTGGCGGACGAACTCTGCGTGGACGACATCTCCCAGTTCCTCTACACGCGGGGCCAGCCCGATCCGGACCTGGTGATCCGCACGTCCGGGGAACAGCGCCTGTCCGGGTTCCTGATGTGGCAGAGCGCCTACAGCGAGTTCTACTTCTGCGAAGCGCTGTGGCCCGCCTTCCGCAAAGTGGATTTCCTGCGTGCCCTCCGTGATTACGCGGGACGGCAGCGGCGTTTCGGAGCCTGA
- a CDS encoding hemolysin III family protein, producing MNAVDGAAVRLAELLMIKPRWRGWIHTVTAPLALVAGIVLVVLAPTVDRKVSSAVFAATGVMLFGISAVYHRGNWSPTVKMVLKRLDHTNIMLVIAGTYTPLAWTLLERPQAVLLLWVIWSGAILGVLFRLLWTDAPRWLYVPIYIALGCGSLFYLPQFFHASVPAAVLICVGGVLYITGAVFYALKKPNFSYHHFGFHELFHALTVVAFAAHFTAIALAVLS from the coding sequence ATGAACGCCGTGGACGGCGCCGCCGTCCGCCTGGCTGAGCTCCTGATGATCAAGCCCAGGTGGCGGGGCTGGATCCATACCGTGACCGCTCCGCTGGCCCTGGTGGCCGGTATTGTCCTGGTGGTGCTGGCCCCCACGGTGGACCGCAAGGTCTCGTCGGCCGTTTTTGCGGCCACCGGAGTAATGCTGTTCGGCATCAGTGCGGTCTACCACCGCGGCAACTGGTCCCCCACGGTAAAGATGGTCCTTAAGCGGCTGGACCACACCAACATTATGCTGGTGATCGCCGGGACCTACACGCCGCTGGCCTGGACCCTCCTGGAACGGCCCCAGGCCGTCCTGCTGCTCTGGGTCATCTGGTCCGGCGCCATACTGGGAGTGCTGTTCCGGCTGCTGTGGACGGACGCCCCCCGTTGGCTTTACGTTCCGATCTATATCGCCCTGGGCTGCGGATCCCTGTTTTATCTCCCGCAGTTTTTCCACGCCAGTGTTCCTGCAGCGGTCCTCATCTGCGTGGGCGGGGTGCTCTACATCACCGGGGCGGTCTTTTACGCGCTGAAGAAGCCCAACTTCAGCTACCACCACTTCGGCTTCCACGAACTGTTCCATGCCTTGACCGTGGTTGCCTTTGCCGCGCACTTCACGGCCATAGCCCTGGCAGTACTCAGCTAG
- the mca gene encoding mycothiol conjugate amidase Mca — protein sequence MTASSNTQAPLRLLAVHAHPDDESSKGAATMAKYAASGVDVMVATCTDGSRGDIQNPAVEGEPHPKRDMAGARRLEMQRAAKILGIRQRWLGFVDSGLPEGDPLPPLPAGSFATLPLHHAAAPLVRLVRSFKPHVILSYDENGGYPHPDHIMAHRVAVEAFDAAGDPARYPGAGEPWEPSKLYYDRAFSPERFRALHFALEEAGLQSPYAERLAAWLESDAEGHTPPPAPHPTTTQVDCGDFFEVRDDALRAHRTQVDPLGFFFAVSPEMQRRAWPWEDYSLISSRVPSELPEKDLFAGLR from the coding sequence ATGACAGCGTCCAGCAACACACAGGCGCCGCTCCGGCTGCTCGCCGTCCATGCCCATCCGGATGACGAGTCCAGTAAGGGTGCCGCCACGATGGCGAAGTACGCTGCATCCGGGGTGGACGTCATGGTGGCCACCTGCACCGACGGATCACGCGGGGACATCCAGAACCCGGCAGTTGAAGGCGAACCGCATCCCAAGCGGGACATGGCGGGGGCCCGGCGGCTGGAAATGCAGCGGGCGGCCAAAATTCTGGGCATCAGGCAGCGCTGGCTGGGCTTCGTGGATTCGGGCCTTCCTGAAGGCGATCCGCTGCCGCCTTTGCCGGCAGGGTCCTTCGCCACGCTGCCGCTCCACCACGCCGCCGCCCCATTGGTGCGCCTGGTCCGATCCTTCAAGCCGCATGTCATTCTGAGCTACGACGAAAACGGCGGCTACCCCCACCCGGACCACATCATGGCCCACCGCGTAGCGGTCGAGGCCTTCGATGCCGCGGGGGATCCGGCGCGCTACCCAGGGGCGGGCGAACCCTGGGAGCCCAGCAAGCTGTACTACGACCGGGCCTTCAGTCCCGAGCGCTTCCGTGCACTGCATTTCGCCCTGGAAGAGGCGGGTCTTCAGTCGCCGTATGCGGAGCGGCTCGCGGCGTGGCTGGAGTCCGATGCCGAGGGCCATACGCCGCCGCCGGCCCCACATCCCACCACCACCCAGGTGGACTGCGGCGACTTCTTTGAAGTGCGTGATGACGCCTTGAGGGCGCACAGGACGCAGGTGGACCCGCTGGGGTTTTTCTTTGCTGTTTCCCCGGAGATGCAGCGCCGGGCGTGGCCTTGGGAAGACTACTCGCTGATCAGTTCCCGGGTGCCCTCCGAGCTGCCGGAGAAGGACCTGTTCGCCGGGCTAAGATAG
- a CDS encoding DUF4307 domain-containing protein encodes MTSPDQQAPSEPANTSLANRYGAQKRRLSPAARRAIGGAALAAGIGFMAWVSTSNSLTTVSFKDIGYATTDATVAEVDFQVTREPGTAVKCAIKALDAKFAVVGWKVVDIPPSQPEETADGGRTVSQRVTVRTESLSVSGVVDSCWIPGNSGQKM; translated from the coding sequence GTGACTTCCCCGGACCAGCAGGCCCCATCCGAGCCCGCGAACACTAGCCTAGCCAATCGTTATGGCGCCCAAAAGCGCAGGCTCTCCCCTGCCGCCAGGCGGGCCATCGGCGGTGCTGCGCTGGCCGCGGGCATTGGGTTCATGGCCTGGGTCTCCACCTCGAATTCCCTCACCACGGTGAGCTTCAAAGATATCGGCTACGCCACTACGGACGCCACGGTGGCCGAGGTGGATTTCCAGGTCACCAGGGAACCTGGCACGGCTGTCAAGTGCGCCATCAAGGCACTGGACGCGAAATTCGCGGTGGTTGGCTGGAAAGTCGTGGACATTCCGCCGTCGCAGCCAGAGGAGACGGCCGACGGCGGGCGGACAGTTTCGCAGCGCGTTACCGTCCGCACGGAGTCCCTGTCCGTGTCCGGCGTGGTGGACAGCTGTTGGATTCCGGGCAACTCCGGCCAGAAAATGTGA
- the greA gene encoding transcription elongation factor GreA yields the protein MSTTNSAAAAWLTQEAFDRLKAELDHLSGPGRAEIVQKIDQARQEGDLKENGGYHAAKEEQGKIEARIRQLTVLLRDAHVGEAPADDGIVEPGMIVVARIAGDEETFLLGSREIAGDSDIDVFSEKSPLGAAILGHKEGETLGYTAPNGKDIKVEILSAKPYAG from the coding sequence GTGTCTACCACCAACAGCGCAGCTGCAGCCTGGCTCACCCAGGAAGCTTTTGACCGCCTGAAGGCAGAGCTGGACCACCTTTCCGGCCCTGGCCGCGCGGAAATCGTCCAGAAGATTGACCAGGCCCGGCAAGAGGGGGACCTGAAGGAAAACGGCGGCTACCACGCAGCCAAGGAGGAGCAGGGCAAGATCGAAGCCCGCATCCGCCAGCTGACGGTGCTGCTCCGTGACGCCCATGTGGGTGAGGCTCCGGCCGATGACGGAATCGTGGAGCCCGGCATGATCGTGGTTGCCCGGATCGCCGGCGACGAAGAAACCTTCCTGCTCGGCTCCCGCGAGATCGCCGGGGATTCCGATATCGACGTCTTCAGTGAGAAGTCACCGCTGGGCGCTGCCATCCTTGGCCACAAGGAAGGCGAGACGCTCGGATACACAGCGCCCAACGGCAAGGACATCAAGGTAGAGATCCTTTCCGCCAAGCCGTACGCCGGATAA
- a CDS encoding rhomboid family intramembrane serine protease, producing MAGLTGYKGFGDRGFGDRRTIAARAKGGLLVLGSFVALLFIIELFNALMLRSLNRTFGLRPRSADGLLDIFTFPLLHANLNHLLSNSFPLIIFGFLVFLSGLRVFMTALAFSWLGSGLTVWLIGNGGVTVGSSGLVFGLFAFLLVRGFFNRSWRQILLAVVLFMGYGSILLGVLPLFSGYVSWQAHLGGAAGGVVAALLLRPRNAGTGDDF from the coding sequence ATGGCCGGACTGACAGGGTACAAGGGTTTCGGGGACAGGGGTTTCGGGGACCGGCGGACCATTGCCGCCAGGGCCAAGGGCGGCCTGCTGGTGCTGGGCAGTTTTGTGGCGCTCCTCTTTATCATCGAACTGTTCAACGCACTGATGCTGCGCTCGCTCAACCGGACGTTCGGCCTGCGCCCCAGGAGCGCCGACGGGCTGCTGGACATCTTCACCTTCCCGCTCCTGCACGCCAACCTGAACCATTTGCTGTCCAACAGCTTTCCGCTGATCATTTTCGGCTTCCTGGTCTTCCTGTCCGGACTGCGGGTCTTTATGACGGCGCTGGCCTTCAGCTGGCTCGGATCGGGACTGACAGTTTGGCTCATCGGAAACGGCGGCGTCACCGTGGGTTCCTCAGGCCTGGTTTTCGGACTGTTCGCATTCCTGCTGGTGCGCGGTTTTTTCAACCGCAGCTGGCGCCAGATCCTCCTGGCGGTGGTGTTGTTTATGGGCTACGGCAGCATCCTGCTGGGCGTGCTGCCCCTATTTTCCGGCTACGTCTCCTGGCAGGCCCATCTTGGAGGTGCGGCCGGGGGAGTGGTGGCGGCGCTGCTCCTGCGCCCGCGGAATGCCGGGACCGGCGACGACTTCTGA
- the ilvA gene encoding threonine ammonia-lyase, giving the protein MNILETLPVTLDDVLEAQKLLDGIIARTPVESSRALGKLVGGDVYFKCENLQRAGSFKVRGAYVRMARLSPEEKKRGVVAASAGNHAQGVAVAAKSLGIKARIYMPLGVALPKLAATRSHGAEVILHGHNVDEALAEAQRYSNETGTVFVHPFDNVDVVAGQGTLGLEILEQVPNVDTVLMGVGGGGLLAGVAVAIKARAKELGRDIRIIGVQAENAAAYPPSLAADALVPLKKVSTMADGIAVGRPGQLPFSIIRELVDDVVTVSEDSLARALIFLLERAKMVVEPAGAVGVAALMDGKIENPGTTAVVLSGGNIDPMLMLKVIQRGLSAAGRYMTVRMMLDDRPGSLATIARIIAENDANVTGLDHTRVGGSISMGDVSITVNLETKGHEHGEQVLGALRAEGFQPIVVH; this is encoded by the coding sequence GTGAACATCCTTGAAACCCTTCCCGTCACGCTGGACGATGTCCTGGAGGCGCAGAAGCTGCTCGACGGGATTATTGCGCGGACTCCGGTGGAATCATCACGCGCCCTGGGAAAACTTGTGGGCGGAGACGTCTACTTCAAGTGCGAGAACCTGCAGCGCGCGGGATCGTTCAAGGTCCGCGGCGCCTACGTCCGGATGGCACGCCTGTCGCCCGAAGAAAAGAAGCGCGGCGTGGTGGCCGCTTCCGCAGGCAACCATGCCCAGGGCGTCGCCGTGGCGGCCAAGAGCCTGGGAATCAAAGCCCGCATCTACATGCCGCTCGGAGTGGCCCTCCCCAAGCTGGCCGCCACCCGCAGCCACGGCGCCGAGGTCATCCTGCACGGCCACAATGTGGATGAGGCGCTCGCCGAAGCCCAGCGCTACAGCAACGAGACCGGGACAGTCTTTGTCCATCCGTTTGACAACGTGGACGTCGTCGCCGGCCAGGGAACGCTGGGACTGGAAATACTGGAGCAGGTGCCCAACGTGGACACCGTCCTGATGGGCGTTGGCGGCGGCGGGCTCCTGGCCGGTGTCGCCGTCGCCATCAAAGCCCGTGCCAAGGAACTGGGCCGGGACATCCGCATCATCGGCGTACAGGCGGAGAACGCGGCGGCCTACCCGCCCTCACTCGCGGCAGATGCACTGGTGCCTTTGAAGAAGGTATCCACCATGGCCGACGGCATCGCCGTGGGCCGGCCCGGCCAGCTTCCCTTCAGCATCATCCGCGAGCTGGTGGACGATGTGGTGACTGTCAGCGAAGACTCCCTGGCCCGCGCCCTGATCTTCCTGCTGGAGCGGGCCAAGATGGTGGTTGAGCCAGCCGGCGCCGTGGGGGTTGCCGCCCTGATGGACGGCAAGATCGAAAATCCCGGAACCACAGCGGTTGTCCTTTCCGGCGGCAATATCGACCCCATGCTGATGCTCAAGGTCATCCAGCGCGGCCTCTCCGCCGCCGGGCGCTACATGACCGTCCGCATGATGCTCGACGACCGCCCGGGTTCGCTCGCCACCATTGCCCGGATCATTGCCGAGAACGACGCCAACGTCACCGGCCTGGACCACACCCGCGTGGGCGGGTCAATCAGCATGGGTGACGTCTCCATTACCGTAAACCTGGAAACCAAGGGCCATGAGCACGGCGAGCAGGTGCTGGGCGCGCTCCGGGCCGAGGGTTTCCAGCCCATCGTGGTGCACTAG